One stretch of Zingiber officinale cultivar Zhangliang chromosome 6B, Zo_v1.1, whole genome shotgun sequence DNA includes these proteins:
- the LOC121989613 gene encoding G-type lectin S-receptor-like serine/threonine-protein kinase At4g27290 isoform X2: MKPTMIWFCSFLCTISFSASIASDTLTVSTPLLDANTKTLISDGGSFELGFFSPAGSNNRYIGIWYHSISDNQTVIWVANRKSPVTDRSGRLSLTTDGALTITDGNSTVVWSSESPTSLNNPVAKLLNTGNFIVREASAADSDGAWQSFEFPTDTSIPGMKLGWNLTSGRNYNLTAWTSESDPSPSNYAIGIDYHGQIVIMDGQRLHWRGGPWNGLRFSGSEGMQRDKRIGIGFDYVTGPHHVFCSEYLIDSSIIDRIVMNTSGTLQHFIWIQDKQQWTYVGFVPRDECDSVARCGPNGVCHPDGSTLCKCLQGFTRRNNSDELNGCVRITALDCANGTDGFARQSSVKLPDTSTASVDWSAVSLEECGLRCLRNCSCTGYAQANVSGSGSGCVLWSTDLTDIKFYEGGTGQDLFVRVAAADLIISTGRKHGHWSPAVVVIDIVVPALAIILLVMVFVVYCLCRRKKEHGKYFDDDTEETDLDLPLFDLDTILEATQNFSPSNKLGQGGYGPVYKGKFKDDGQEIAVKRLSETSSQGANEFKNEVMVIAKLQHRNLVRLLGCCIQGRERMLIYEFMPNGSLDALLFDPAKSGSLDWRTRYNIIVGIARGLLYLHHDSRLRIIHRDLKPSNVLLDMDMNPKISDFGLARIFGGDDTEVVVNTKRVVGTYGYMSPEYAMHGIFSIKSDVFSFGKLILEIVSGRKNRDVYDSSIPENLLDHIWRLWKEGKALNLVDESIGNSFPTTEVLSCIKIGLLCVQEQPEDRPTMNTLLKWLDSDISHLPEPTQPGFVNLRGPFDSEPSSKNTISNTLFEGR, translated from the exons ATGAAGCCAACGATGATCTGGTTCTGCTCCTTCCTCTGTACAATTTCCTTCTCTGCCTCCATTGCAAGCGACACCCTTACCGTCTCCACTCCTCTCCTCGACGCCAACACAAAAACCTTGATCTCCGACGGCGGCAGCTTCGAGCTTGGATTCTTCAGCCCCGCCGGCTCCAACAACCGCTACATAGGCATATGGTACCACAGCATCTCCGACAACCAAACCGTTATATGGGTAGCCAACCGAAAGAGTCCGGTCACCGATCGCTCCGGCCGTCTCTCTCTGACCACCGACGGAGCACTCACGATCACCGACGGAAATTCAACCGTCGTTTGGTCCTCCGAGTCGCCAACAAGTCTCAACAACCCCGTTGCGAAACTCCTTAATACAGGAAACTTCATCGTCCGAGAGGCCAGCGCTGCAGATTCCGACGGCGCGTGGCAGAGCTTCGAGTTTCCCACCGACACGAGCATCCCGGGCATGAAGCTGGGGTGGAATCTGACGAGCGGGCGCAACTACAACCTTACGGCGTGGACGAGCGAGAGCGATCCGTCACCCAGCAACTACGCGATCGGCATCGACTACCACGGCCAGATAGTTATAATGGACGGCCAGCGACTGCACTGGCGGGGCGGCCCATGGAACGGATTACGGTTCAGCGGCTCCGAGGGGATGCAACGCGACAAGCGCATCGGCATCGGCTTCGACTACGTGACCGGACCCCACCATGTCTTCTGCTCCGAGTACTTGATCGACTCCTCGATCATCGACCGGATCGTGATGAACACCTCGGGCACACTGCAGCACTTCATCTGGATCCAAGACAAGCAGCAGTGGACGTACGTGGGGTTCGTGCCCCGTGACGAGTGCGACAGCGTGGCCCGGTGCGGTCCCAACGGCGTGTGCCACCCCGACGGCTCGACGCTGTGCAAGTGCCTGCAGGGGTTCACCCGTCGGAACAACAGCGACGAACTGAACGGCTGCGTCAGGATCACGGCGTTGGACTGCGCCAACGGCACGGATGGGTTCGCGAGGCAGAGCAGCGTGAAGCTTCCGGACACCTCGACGGCGTCGGTGGACTGGAGCGCGGTGAGCCTGGAGGAGTGCGGACTCCGGTGCCTGCGGAACTGCTCCTGCACCGGCTACGCGCAGGCCAACGTCAGCGGCAGCGGCAGCGGATGCGTGCTCTGGTCGACCGATCTGACGGATATCAAATTCTACGAAGGCGGAACAGGGCAGGATCTCTTCGTCAGAGTAGCAGCAGCCGACCTCATCATCA GCACGGGGAGGAAGCACGGCCATTGGAGCCCTGCGGTCGTCGTCATTGACATTGTGGTCCCGGCTCTGGCTATTATCCTTCTGGTTATGGTATTCGTTGTTTATTGCCTTTGCAGGAGGAAGAAGGAAC ACGGCAAGTACTTTGATGATGACACAGAAGAAACGGATTTGGATCTACCGCTCTTTGATCTAGACACTATTTTAGAAGCCACCCAAAACTTCTCGCCCAGCAACAAACTCGGACAGGGAGGCTACGGACCAGTGTACAAG GGCAAGTTCAAGGATGACGGGCAAGAGATAGCCGTGAAGAGGCTCTCCGAGACGTCGAGTCAGGGTGCCAATGAGTTCAAGAACGAGGTAATGGTGATTGCTAAGCTACAACATCGAAACCTGGTTCGACTTCTGGGATGTTGCATTCAAGGGAGGGAAAGGATGTTGATCTACGAGTTCATGCCTAACGGAAGCTTGGATGCCCTTCTATTCG ATCCGGCAAAGAGTGGGTCGTTGGATTGGAGAACACGATACAATATCATAGTTGGGATTGCGCGAGGACTTTTATATTTGCACCATGATTCTAGGTTAAGAATCATCCATCGAGATCTCAAACCTAGTAATGTTCTTCTTGACATGGATATGAATCCTAAAATATCCGACTTTGGACTTGCGaggatatttggaggcgatgataCAGAAGTTGTAGTTAATACAAAGAGAGTGGTTGGAACTTA CGGATATATGTCACCTGAATATGCTATGCATGGAATATTCTCAATAAAATCCGACGTGTTTAGTTTTGGTAAATTAATACTTGAGATTGTAAGTGGTAGAAAGAATAGAGATGTTTATGACTCTTCAATCCCTGAGAATCTTCTTGACCAT ATTTGGAGATTGTGGAAAGAAGGTAAAGCATTGAACCTAGTCGATGAATCGATTGGAAATTCATTTCCGACAACGGAGGTATTAAGTTGCATAAAAATTGGTCTCTTATGTGTTCAAGAGCAACCGGAAGATAGACCGACGATGAATACACTACTGAAATGGCTGGACAGTGATATTTCTCATTTGCCGGAGCCTACTCAGCCTGGATTTGTGAATTTGAGGGGTCCATTTGACTCTGAACCCTCATCGAAGAACACTATTTCAAATACATTGTTTGAAGGTCGTTAG
- the LOC121989613 gene encoding G-type lectin S-receptor-like serine/threonine-protein kinase At4g27290 isoform X1 encodes MKPTMIWFCSFLCTISFSASIASDTLTVSTPLLDANTKTLISDGGSFELGFFSPAGSNNRYIGIWYHSISDNQTVIWVANRKSPVTDRSGRLSLTTDGALTITDGNSTVVWSSESPTSLNNPVAKLLNTGNFIVREASAADSDGAWQSFEFPTDTSIPGMKLGWNLTSGRNYNLTAWTSESDPSPSNYAIGIDYHGQIVIMDGQRLHWRGGPWNGLRFSGSEGMQRDKRIGIGFDYVTGPHHVFCSEYLIDSSIIDRIVMNTSGTLQHFIWIQDKQQWTYVGFVPRDECDSVARCGPNGVCHPDGSTLCKCLQGFTRRNNSDELNGCVRITALDCANGTDGFARQSSVKLPDTSTASVDWSAVSLEECGLRCLRNCSCTGYAQANVSGSGSGCVLWSTDLTDIKFYEGGTGQDLFVRVAAADLIISEFDTCSLFYHNFSSNDLAVSCSGTGRKHGHWSPAVVVIDIVVPALAIILLVMVFVVYCLCRRKKEHGKYFDDDTEETDLDLPLFDLDTILEATQNFSPSNKLGQGGYGPVYKGKFKDDGQEIAVKRLSETSSQGANEFKNEVMVIAKLQHRNLVRLLGCCIQGRERMLIYEFMPNGSLDALLFDPAKSGSLDWRTRYNIIVGIARGLLYLHHDSRLRIIHRDLKPSNVLLDMDMNPKISDFGLARIFGGDDTEVVVNTKRVVGTYGYMSPEYAMHGIFSIKSDVFSFGKLILEIVSGRKNRDVYDSSIPENLLDHIWRLWKEGKALNLVDESIGNSFPTTEVLSCIKIGLLCVQEQPEDRPTMNTLLKWLDSDISHLPEPTQPGFVNLRGPFDSEPSSKNTISNTLFEGR; translated from the exons ATGAAGCCAACGATGATCTGGTTCTGCTCCTTCCTCTGTACAATTTCCTTCTCTGCCTCCATTGCAAGCGACACCCTTACCGTCTCCACTCCTCTCCTCGACGCCAACACAAAAACCTTGATCTCCGACGGCGGCAGCTTCGAGCTTGGATTCTTCAGCCCCGCCGGCTCCAACAACCGCTACATAGGCATATGGTACCACAGCATCTCCGACAACCAAACCGTTATATGGGTAGCCAACCGAAAGAGTCCGGTCACCGATCGCTCCGGCCGTCTCTCTCTGACCACCGACGGAGCACTCACGATCACCGACGGAAATTCAACCGTCGTTTGGTCCTCCGAGTCGCCAACAAGTCTCAACAACCCCGTTGCGAAACTCCTTAATACAGGAAACTTCATCGTCCGAGAGGCCAGCGCTGCAGATTCCGACGGCGCGTGGCAGAGCTTCGAGTTTCCCACCGACACGAGCATCCCGGGCATGAAGCTGGGGTGGAATCTGACGAGCGGGCGCAACTACAACCTTACGGCGTGGACGAGCGAGAGCGATCCGTCACCCAGCAACTACGCGATCGGCATCGACTACCACGGCCAGATAGTTATAATGGACGGCCAGCGACTGCACTGGCGGGGCGGCCCATGGAACGGATTACGGTTCAGCGGCTCCGAGGGGATGCAACGCGACAAGCGCATCGGCATCGGCTTCGACTACGTGACCGGACCCCACCATGTCTTCTGCTCCGAGTACTTGATCGACTCCTCGATCATCGACCGGATCGTGATGAACACCTCGGGCACACTGCAGCACTTCATCTGGATCCAAGACAAGCAGCAGTGGACGTACGTGGGGTTCGTGCCCCGTGACGAGTGCGACAGCGTGGCCCGGTGCGGTCCCAACGGCGTGTGCCACCCCGACGGCTCGACGCTGTGCAAGTGCCTGCAGGGGTTCACCCGTCGGAACAACAGCGACGAACTGAACGGCTGCGTCAGGATCACGGCGTTGGACTGCGCCAACGGCACGGATGGGTTCGCGAGGCAGAGCAGCGTGAAGCTTCCGGACACCTCGACGGCGTCGGTGGACTGGAGCGCGGTGAGCCTGGAGGAGTGCGGACTCCGGTGCCTGCGGAACTGCTCCTGCACCGGCTACGCGCAGGCCAACGTCAGCGGCAGCGGCAGCGGATGCGTGCTCTGGTCGACCGATCTGACGGATATCAAATTCTACGAAGGCGGAACAGGGCAGGATCTCTTCGTCAGAGTAGCAGCAGCCGACCTCATCATCAGTGAGTTCGATACATGCAGTTTGTTCTATCACAATTTTTCATCCAATGATCTCGCCGTTTCATGCTCAGGCACGGGGAGGAAGCACGGCCATTGGAGCCCTGCGGTCGTCGTCATTGACATTGTGGTCCCGGCTCTGGCTATTATCCTTCTGGTTATGGTATTCGTTGTTTATTGCCTTTGCAGGAGGAAGAAGGAAC ACGGCAAGTACTTTGATGATGACACAGAAGAAACGGATTTGGATCTACCGCTCTTTGATCTAGACACTATTTTAGAAGCCACCCAAAACTTCTCGCCCAGCAACAAACTCGGACAGGGAGGCTACGGACCAGTGTACAAG GGCAAGTTCAAGGATGACGGGCAAGAGATAGCCGTGAAGAGGCTCTCCGAGACGTCGAGTCAGGGTGCCAATGAGTTCAAGAACGAGGTAATGGTGATTGCTAAGCTACAACATCGAAACCTGGTTCGACTTCTGGGATGTTGCATTCAAGGGAGGGAAAGGATGTTGATCTACGAGTTCATGCCTAACGGAAGCTTGGATGCCCTTCTATTCG ATCCGGCAAAGAGTGGGTCGTTGGATTGGAGAACACGATACAATATCATAGTTGGGATTGCGCGAGGACTTTTATATTTGCACCATGATTCTAGGTTAAGAATCATCCATCGAGATCTCAAACCTAGTAATGTTCTTCTTGACATGGATATGAATCCTAAAATATCCGACTTTGGACTTGCGaggatatttggaggcgatgataCAGAAGTTGTAGTTAATACAAAGAGAGTGGTTGGAACTTA CGGATATATGTCACCTGAATATGCTATGCATGGAATATTCTCAATAAAATCCGACGTGTTTAGTTTTGGTAAATTAATACTTGAGATTGTAAGTGGTAGAAAGAATAGAGATGTTTATGACTCTTCAATCCCTGAGAATCTTCTTGACCAT ATTTGGAGATTGTGGAAAGAAGGTAAAGCATTGAACCTAGTCGATGAATCGATTGGAAATTCATTTCCGACAACGGAGGTATTAAGTTGCATAAAAATTGGTCTCTTATGTGTTCAAGAGCAACCGGAAGATAGACCGACGATGAATACACTACTGAAATGGCTGGACAGTGATATTTCTCATTTGCCGGAGCCTACTCAGCCTGGATTTGTGAATTTGAGGGGTCCATTTGACTCTGAACCCTCATCGAAGAACACTATTTCAAATACATTGTTTGAAGGTCGTTAG